One Helianthus annuus cultivar XRQ/B chromosome 12, HanXRQr2.0-SUNRISE, whole genome shotgun sequence genomic region harbors:
- the LOC110893185 gene encoding uncharacterized mitochondrial protein AtMg00810-like → MSESPDQMGITPFDQLTVLNGYSCLTRQAGHLVDRNQFSNRHFTIGKVEVLIYVDDVILVGNDANKISETKSFLNKRFSIKDLRNLKYFLGIEVARTEEGMVLSQRKYTLDILEDAGMLGCHPSPMPMEQNLKLGIGEEEDRVDANHYRRLIGRLFYLQATRPDVAYSVSILSQFVANPRQTHLDAALRVLRYLKATTGQGILLPKKGGSNLVAYTDSDWLGCPITRRSRTEYLLLLGGAPVSWKSKKQSVVSQSSAEAEYRAMATTVSEILWMRWLLKDQENNIPIVFFTYCNLVVFCCCWVMYNSIGQIVDGLAQ, encoded by the exons ATGTCCGAGTCACCGGAtcagatgggaatcaccccgttcgatcagttaactgttctcaACGGTTATTCGTGTTTAACACGACAAGCCGGTCATCTCGTCGATAGGAACCAGTTCTCAAACCGCCACTTCACTATAGGAAAAGTAGAAG TCCTAATCTACGTAGACGATGTGATTTTGGTTGGAAATGATGCCAACAAAATAAGCGAGACAAAGTCCTTCTTGAATAAACGATTTAGCATCAAAGACCTTAGAAATCTCAAATATTTTTTGGGAATCGAAGTTGCTCGAACAGAAGAAGGCATGGTTCTCAGCCAAAGAAAGTACACTCTTGACATTCTTGAAGACGCAGGAATGCTTGGTTGTCACCCCAGTCCTATGCCCATGGAACAAAATCTGAAGCTGGGCATAGGGGAAGAAGAAGACCGTGTTGATGCCAATCATTATCGTCGGCTCATTGGAAGACTGTTTTATCTCCAAGCCACACGTCCCGACGTTGCATACTCTGTCAGTATTCTAAGTCAATTCGTGGCTAACCCTCGTCAAACCCATCTTGATGCTGCTTTAAGAGTCCTTAGATATTTAAAAGCCACAACCGGTCAAGGGATTTTACTTCCCAAGAAAGGGGGAAGCAACCTTGTTGCGTACACAGATTCCGATTGGCTTGGTTGTCCTATCACTAGAAGATCAAGGACCGAATATCTACTTCTCCTTGGAGGCGCCCCCGTATCTTGGAAATCCAAAAAGCAATCTGTCGTATCACAGTCATCCGCGGAAGCTGAGTATAGAGCCATGGCCACAACTGTTAGTGAAATCCTTTGGATGAGGTGGCTCCTCAAGGATCAAGAAAATAATATACCAATAGTTTTTTTTACATACTGTAATTTGGTCGTATTCTGTTGTTGTTGGGTGATGTACAACTCAATTGGCCAAATTGTTGATGGTCTGGCTCAATGA